The Microcystis aeruginosa NIES-843 sequence TATATTGCCAAATCCATTCACGGTCAGCTGTTGGATATTTTTGCGCCAGGGCGTAGGGCAAATAAACAGAACCGTAACCTCTTTCCAAGTCTTGTCGATGTAGGCGTTGTACAGTTTGGAGATGTTCTTTGAGAGAGGTTTGAAGGCGTTGGGGTAGGGGGGTTACGCGGTCTTCCTTGCCTTTGGTATCGCGGATAATCAGTTGATTTTGGGCAAAATCTACATCCTTGACTCGCAAATTGAGGGCTTCAGCCAATCTCAACCCGCTACCATAAAGCAGTTGAACGATAAGATGCTCTACGCCACTGAGGTGCTTCATGACATTTTGCACTTCTTCTTTGGTGAGGACGGTGGGCAGGCGTTTGTGACCTTTTGCCCGTAAATATGCACCGATATTTTCCAGTTCAATTTTAAGAACTTCTCGATAAAGGAAAAGGATGGCGTTGAGGGCTTGGTTTTGGGTGGCGGCGGCAACGTTTTTATCAACGGCAAGATGGGTCAAAAAGGCTCTAATTTCTTCACCCCCCATTTCACGGGGATGTTTTTTCTGATGGAAGAGCAGATAACGCTTAATCCAGTCCAGATATGTTTGTTCGGTGCGGTAGGAGTAGTGTTTGAGGCGAATGTTTCACGCACTACGTCTAGGAGTTTTCGGGGTGGGGGAGGGTTCATAGCAGAGTATACTAATCGGCATAACACGCTTATCGTAATATTATACGGAAAACTTCTCACGATCACTCCATTT is a genomic window containing:
- a CDS encoding integron integrase; this encodes MRLKHYSYRTEQTYLDWIKRYLLFHQKKHPREMGGEEIRAFLTHLAVDKNVAAATQNQALNAILFLYREVLKIELENIGAYLRAKGHKRLPTVLTKEEVQNVMKHLSGVEHLIVQLLYGSGLRLAEALNLRVKDVDFAQNQLIIRDTKGKEDRVTPLPQRLQTSLKEHLQTVQRLHRQDLERGYGSVYLPYALAQKYPTADREWIWQYIFPSYTLSQDPRSSETRRHHLHESTIQKALKQAVQQSGVPKRVSCHTFRHSFATHLLQNGYDIRTVQELLGHKDVRTTMIYTHVLALSISHIFLNIKFDKKRKVCQMAQGGSIGGLI